Proteins from one Nakamurella multipartita DSM 44233 genomic window:
- a CDS encoding glycosyltransferase family 2 protein has product MMVARPSPRVSVVIPAYNEGEGIEAPLARLLESMQLDCEVVVVVDFPEDNTVPVVRRFAATEPRVRAVVSTYGRGPANAIRYGIDAARAPTVVVTMADGCDDPRQIDELVRLVERGVVVAAASRYMPGGQQVGGPLVKSAMSRAAGRSLHMLARVGTRDATNSFKAYDREFVRQVGIHSRDGFEIGLELTAKARRLGRPVAEIPTIWLDRTAGKSNFKLLQWIPHYLRWYRFAFRPRVDVDTLRAEAQALVQERDRPIAGAETDAVAPSGPSHEQSEEKVSGGEPVGHPVPHERN; this is encoded by the coding sequence ATGATGGTGGCGCGTCCAAGTCCGCGGGTGTCAGTGGTGATTCCGGCCTACAACGAGGGGGAGGGGATCGAGGCGCCACTGGCGCGGCTGCTGGAGAGCATGCAGTTGGACTGCGAGGTCGTGGTCGTCGTCGACTTTCCGGAGGACAACACGGTGCCGGTCGTGCGGCGATTCGCTGCGACGGAGCCACGCGTGCGGGCTGTGGTCAGCACCTACGGCAGGGGCCCGGCGAACGCGATCCGATACGGGATCGACGCGGCGCGGGCACCGACGGTCGTGGTGACGATGGCCGACGGGTGTGACGACCCGCGGCAGATCGATGAACTGGTTCGATTGGTGGAGCGCGGTGTGGTCGTGGCTGCGGCCTCCCGGTATATGCCTGGCGGCCAACAGGTTGGCGGTCCCCTGGTCAAGTCGGCCATGTCCCGGGCGGCCGGACGATCGCTGCATATGCTCGCCCGAGTGGGCACCAGGGATGCGACCAACTCATTCAAGGCCTACGACCGGGAGTTCGTGCGACAGGTCGGCATCCATTCACGCGACGGCTTTGAGATCGGGTTGGAGCTGACCGCGAAGGCCCGGCGGTTGGGCCGGCCGGTCGCCGAGATTCCAACCATCTGGTTGGACCGCACGGCAGGCAAGTCGAACTTCAAACTGCTCCAGTGGATTCCGCACTACTTGCGGTGGTACCGGTTCGCGTTCCGGCCCCGGGTCGACGTCGACACCCTGCGCGCCGAGGCCCAGGCGTTGGTCCAGGAACGGGATCGCCCGATCGCGGGCGCCGAGACCGATGCGGTGGCCCCGTCCGGACCGTCTCACGAACAATCCGAAGAAAAGGTGTCCGGTGGTGAGCCCGTGGGCCACCCCGTACCTCACGAGAGGAATTGA